A genomic region of bacterium contains the following coding sequences:
- a CDS encoding glycosyltransferase yields the protein MPVYEARGPLARAVASCLDQRGVELELVCVDDGSTDGSGEFLGKPARRDSRIKVIRGPHRGLVAALNRGLAECRGKFVARMDADDAMLPGRLQRQVDYLKARAELAGVGCLVRVEPEGGMTAGARRYLDWSNSLTTPGDIRREIFVESPLVHPTMTLRREVLEQVGGWRDYDGPEDYDLWLRLLFDHGLHLAKVPEVLHVWSDRPDRLTRTDPRYRPAAFLELKCRYLEKYAVEPRGGYVLWGCGPVGKALARGLEKLGWRPEAIVEVHPGRIGEKIFGAPVIPVERATEFSRFVHLGAVGQAGARERMRGEIGRLGLVEGGNFFFTA from the coding sequence ATGCCGGTTTACGAGGCTAGGGGCCCCCTGGCGCGGGCGGTCGCCTCGTGCCTCGACCAGCGGGGCGTCGAGCTTGAGCTGGTCTGCGTGGACGACGGCTCCACGGACGGGAGCGGGGAGTTTTTGGGGAAGCCGGCCCGGCGGGATTCGAGAATCAAGGTCATCCGCGGGCCGCACCGGGGGCTGGTCGCCGCGCTCAACCGGGGGCTGGCCGAGTGCCGGGGAAAATTCGTGGCGCGCATGGACGCCGACGACGCCATGCTCCCCGGGCGGCTACAGAGGCAGGTGGATTATTTAAAGGCGCGGGCCGAGCTGGCGGGCGTCGGCTGCCTGGTCCGGGTCGAGCCGGAGGGCGGGATGACCGCCGGGGCGCGGCGATACCTGGATTGGAGCAACTCCCTGACGACGCCCGGGGACATCCGCCGGGAAATTTTCGTCGAGAGCCCGCTGGTCCACCCGACGATGACGCTCCGGAGGGAAGTTCTTGAACAAGTCGGCGGTTGGCGCGACTACGACGGACCCGAGGATTACGACCTCTGGTTACGCCTGCTTTTTGACCACGGTTTGCACTTGGCCAAGGTGCCGGAGGTGCTGCACGTCTGGAGCGACCGGCCGGACCGTCTGACGCGCACCGACCCGCGTTACCGCCCGGCGGCGTTCCTGGAATTGAAGTGCCGCTACCTGGAGAAATACGCCGTCGAGCCGCGCGGGGGGTACGTCCTCTGGGGCTGCGGGCCGGTGGGCAAGGCGCTCGCGCGCGGGTTGGAAAAGTTGGGCTGGAGGCCGGAGGCGATCGTGGAGGTGCACCCGGGGAGGATCGGGGAAAAAATTTTCGGCGCGCCGGTTATTCCGGTCGAGCGGGCCACGGAGTTTTCCCGGTTCGTTCATCTGGGGGCGGTGGGGCAGGCCGGGGCGCGGGAGCGGATGCGGGGGGAGATCGGGCGCCTGGGGCTGGTGGAGGGGGGGAATTTTTTCTTCACCGCGTGA